Proteins from one Mesoplodon densirostris isolate mMesDen1 chromosome 1, mMesDen1 primary haplotype, whole genome shotgun sequence genomic window:
- the MAD2L1 gene encoding mitotic spindle assembly checkpoint protein MAD2A produces MALQLSREQGITLRGSAEIVAEFFSFGINSILYQRGIYPSETFTRVQKYGLTLLVTTDPELIKYLNNVVEQLKEWLYKCSVQKLVVVISNIESGEVLERWQFDIECDKTAKDDSAPREKSQKAIQDEIRSVIRQITATVTFLPLLEVSCSFDLLIYTDKDLVVPEKWEESGPQFITNSEEVRLRSFTTTIHKVNSMVAYKIPVND; encoded by the exons ATGGCGCTGCAGCTCTCCCGGGAGCAAGGCATCACCCTGCGCGGAAGCGCCGAAATCGTGGCCGAGTTCTTCT CATTTGGCATCAACAGCATTTTATATCAGCGTGGCATATATCCGTCTGAAACCTTTACTCGAGTGCAGAAATATGGACTCACCTTGCTTGTAACTACTGATCCTGAACTCATAAAATACCTAAATAATGTGGTGGAACAACTGAAAG AATGGTTATACAAGTGTTCGGTGCAGAAATTGGTGGTAGTCATCTCAAATATTGAAAGTGGTGAGGTCCTTGAAAGATGGCAATTTGATATTGAGTGTGACAAGACTGCAAAAGATGACAG TGCACCCAGAGAAAAGTCTCAGAAAGCTATCCAAGATGAAATCCGCTCAGTGATCAGACAGATCACAGCTACAGTGACATTTCTGCCACTGTTGGAAGTTTCCT GTTCATTTGATCTCCTGATTTATACAGACAAAGATTTGGTTGTACCTGAAAAGTGGGAAGAGTCAGGACCACAGTTCATTACCAATTCTGAAGAAGTTCGTCTTCGTTCATTTACTACTACAATTCACAAAGTAAATAGCATGGTAGCCTACAAAATTCCTGTCAATGACTGA